Genomic segment of Xiphias gladius isolate SHS-SW01 ecotype Sanya breed wild chromosome 16, ASM1685928v1, whole genome shotgun sequence:
ATGACCAGCTTTCTACTCTAGTGACTGGCAATAACTTGAGGGACTTACAAAGTGACTTACAAATAACAAAGTATGAAAACTAAAACATCATGGATTAAATGCAGAGCGTGTTAAATGCAGACTACCTTAATAACGGTTTGATTGCATGAGGCCTGGAACAGTTTCAGGATTTCAGTATGCTCTGCTGTTCCAGCCTTGATGGTGACGGCCTGACTCGAAGTGTTGGCTGGCATATTATCCCAATGCTGAGGAAGGTCTTCACCTACTGgcaaattaaatcatttcatttttattatttctatcaacaatcaacaacagcatcaacaaTATTTTGGCATTATTTTTTTGGCTTACAAAATCAGATAAATCAGATCAATAGAGACGGCGCCTAGAGAGATCTCAATAAGAGGAATCATGCTAAAAGCTATGAATAAGTCGCAATACTAACAGACTCAAGTCTGGACTGAAGCGCTTTATTCTGGCTTCATATTGGAACTTTTACCATTTACTACTGCATTATGATCTTTGTTCCACAGGACCCAGAAGCAGAACTTCAAGAAATAACAAGTCTTCCTCTATCAGTGAAATACCTTTCAGTTTGTCGATTCTATTTATCTGCAGGGTACGTCCCTGGCTATCAGTGGCCGGTCCGTCCGGCATGTTGACAGTGTAGTCTTGACCATGgactttaatttttacatttagtaaGTTGTTTTCCAATGCTTCCTCGAGCTGGAAGTTGGTCACTGAATCAAAACTCTGAAACTGAAGCCCTTGCTGTTGGTATTGCCAGTCTACTACTGTGCCTGCCAGCTCCACTTTCCTCTTCAGCTCCTCGGCCTCCCTTGTCTTTGTCAGCATGTTATTGATCTCACTGGTGGCTGTGAGTACATCCTTGCTGAGTCCCTCAATGGTTATTGAGGCCTGGCCCTTCTTGCTTTCAGTCGTTATACTCACGCCCCTGGTTTTCTGGATGTCAACAATTTGCAGGTAGTCTGCATCAGAGAGGCTAAGGACGACGGGGTCTGAAATCTTGAAGGTGTCTTGCTCTTTGGTTATCAGGTCCATGATCCACTGCTTGGCTGAGTCTACTTTAGCCTGTGAGTTGCCGCAGATGTGGAAGCAAGTTGGGTCTACTTTCAGAGCACCAATAACAaaatctttgtctttctgtggcTCGCCAGCACTTCCACTAACAAAGAATGCTGAAAGAACAAATTCAAAGTGCTACATTAGAGTTTAACTTTCAAAACCGATTATAGATTGAGGAATATGAACACCAAAATTATTCTATTCTCTTTACTTACATTTGATTCTGTTGGGGAGGTTTCTCCAGACCCAGCCTTTATCATTAGGATCAGTGACTTCTCTTTGACGCATACTGTTGTAGAACTCTTTCAGCATTGGTGGCTGGAAAATAACTATCCGAATTGTCCTCAGGGGGCCCGAAGTGCGTTGGCTCAACACATCAATCACTGCATCCAACATGGCATCTGCCACCTGCCTTGCATCTACATTGCCTTGACCTAAATTGGTACAGCAGAAATTACAGACTCTCGCAATAATCAAAGTTTACAGCAGGGGAGAGAAGCATTATGAGAATAAAAGTAGACTGTAAAAGCTTGTAACAGAATTCACTGATTAAGCGGTCATGACTATGATCATTGTCTCTGAATCAATACAACTCAGGCATGAACATTCCCTcaaatttctgattttttttctttgcaaaggaGGAAATCTGAAGAAAGTCCTTCTGAATACAAACCTAATTAAAATCCATTTGATTGCGTACCAAAATTATACCCTAACATTGCAATAAATAGGATCtctgagttttatttgtataaacAAACCCCTCAAATGAGATGGTCTGGAAGACAAAAGTCAAGATTTTCCACATAATAAACTCCAGAACCTTGCTGATAAATCTCACCTGTGCCAATGGCAGGAAATGACACTGAGGTGTATGAgtttttcacacacatttggaGAGCTTCTTTCACAGTCCAGTTGATTTTTACTGGGTCCGTCTGTCCACTCAAGTGGAGGATCTTCTTACACGTTAGGTTACCTGGCTGGGTCATTATCATGCCTGTTTTAGATCGGGCACCTAAAGGTATAGACAGTGGATTTGAATGCCTTTGAACCATGACAACCATGATCATGTGCGTGCATTTAGGTCACACTTCTCTTCTAACCAATCTTGTGTTATGATGTGGCCTACAGAACTGGCAAGCAAGAACATCGGACTACTGTGGCTGGGGTCATGTCTGGGTTACGGTGTCACAGAAGCTTAAAGTGTAAATGTTTCCTTACCAAGCATCTGGCATTCTTCTTCAACAGCCTGACCAGCTGCATCCAAAATGGCCTGGGATACTCCTAGAGGAGGGAAAGACTTTTGTGTCAATATTGATGTTGAGTGAGATTCACGTGTCACCTtaatattacttttaaaatataatccacaatttcaatatttatatttaaacctaaacaagtatttttatcattattatgcATAATTGAAATATTCCAGCTCTTGCTGTCATTTACCTAACTTAAGGGAGAATGTTTCATTGGAGGAGTTGACAATGACATCAGTGGTCTCCTTGGTTATGTCTCCTGTGACCACCTGTATAGCCACACTTCCCATTTTGGTCTCATGCATTCCTGAGCTCGAGACAACTTTAGAGAAGGAACCTGGTGGCAGTAGACACAAGTAAAGGATTAACAGCAGTGCTAAAACCCAATGAGTAAAGCTTTTtgttaaataacaaaattattcaGTATGGGTAAAATTACAAACTAGCtaatagacatacagtataatttgaaattaatgagccatttaagtaatttaataaataaacatacaaagcaTTTTTCAGTTACGGCCTTATAAATTCTAAGATTTTCCCTCCTTtattacaaattttttttttttttcttccagtgtaTAAGTGCACTGTTTAAAGCGTTTCACTCCTTAATGACACGTTTGTCATGAGAACAATGCTAATTTAATCCTTACAGATTGCTAACATACCGCATTACATTGTAGTTGCACATAAAAATGATGAAGCATTGTTGCCTACCTGGACTTTGCGGGGAACTCATGGACACTGGACCACCTGAGGCACTGGGGAACTCCTTCTTAAATTTTTGACTAAAAGCCTGAGGACAGAATCAGAGAGATGCCTTATACCAAAGCACTCACCAATATTATGAATATATTAcgaaaatattaaaaaagcagaggttaaaaaacacagacataattGACACTGCCTCTTTGTAAACAATGTCACAATATGGAGATATCACTGGTTGATATTAATGATTTGTCACAAAGTTAATGTCCCTGTGAAATTTTTGTTTAGCATTCTAAGCCCAAAAGTACTACAAAGCTTATTTTGTTTCCTTACCTGGATAGTCTGTGCATCTCCTGGGTAAAGGACGATAACAACCTTCTTCAGGTGCTTACGTTGTTTATTACTGCTAAATGCTGAGATTTCATCCAACATCAAAGAGGCTACAAGGTCTTTTGGGAAACCCAGGTTTCCAGTGCCGATGGCGGGGAAGGATATGGAAATCAGACCAGTATCCTCTGCCTTGTACAAGCATTCCTTGAAAATGGAACTCAAGGTCTGTAAGGCAAAGCATAAATGCTTTTAATATCTAGCTGCAGGATATTGAAAGTCTACACTGCTGTTGCATATATTTACTGGCCCCTGCAACTAATATATAATCATGTGACCTCAAACTACAAGAAAAGTAGCTAAAAGCAGTTTGTTATACAAATTAGCAGaataatgttttacattaaatgCAGTGAAAGGAAAGAGACAAGGGTGTAGATTTTAAGTATATTCCTTATAatatgttttgacttttcatcaaaCTCAGATCAGAGAAAACATTCAACACATACTAGACATGATAGAACAGTGTACCTTTTCAGCTGTGCCTTGTCCATTGTCCCATTGAGGTGCAACTGCATGAAAGACTTGTTTGCTCTTCAGATGGCAGCCGTCAGTAACAATGACCTCACCATCATTTCCACTAGCATTCTTTGCATTTACCAACTGCTGAAGTTTGGGTCCAGCCACACTCAAGATGGCATTTGAAACTGCCCCTTTATTCAGTGCAAGATCTCCAAACACAGTATTCACGGTCACCTCCGTCTAGAGATGTGTCAAAAGAATATTATAAGTTGCATGTTCTTCattttacaacagtttttttaGACAGTCAGGTCTATAAGAGGCTGTATGAAAAGAAGCAGTCAAGCCCCATAATACCACATCCAATTATGAAGATATTCTAGAGCTAGAGAATAGGGTCAGTAGTTAATACTACATACTCTAGTATTTTGTAGTCCCTCTGTGGGAATGTTTCACTCTTAAACTTATTGTTTGTTCTTAGTAAAAGATAATAGAAAATCTAAATTACCGTGGCATCCTCGATTTTTCCTTTGGTAAGAGTGATATCCAAGCCCTCTTTGGTCTTCACTTGACCCAAGCAGTTTGGATCAGGTCCAGCAGGTCCAGCATGTCTCACAAGCTGAAACGTGGTGGCTTTGGTACCAAGAGTTTGTTGAGAAAGACTAACACCATCATTTCCGAACTCCTGTCTGACAGCTGCCTCCATAGCCTGAACAGCAGTGTCATCATTGTTCACAAAATGGATCTTCTTCAGGGTGTCATCGTACCTCTCATCACAGTATTCCTTTACTGCTTTGCTGATGGTTACAGCACATGAATTGAGAGGAAATCCTTTGCTTCTGCTGATGGTGGGCAGAGCCACAGAGATGCAGCTGTGCTTTTCAGCAAATTCTAAGATTCTTTTAACAGCTCTTTTCAACTGTGCTAGAGCCTTCTGGGGTTTAGCTGGATCAAAGTTGGGTCCCACTGTATGGATAATTTTTTTGCAACAAAGTTTCCCCGTTGCATCAGTTATgacacagtctccagacttgAGCTGTCCCTTCaagttaattattttgtcacattCATCCTGCAGCTGAAGGCCAGCAGCATTCAAAAGGGCTCCTGCAAGACCTCCATTATGTTTCAAGTCACAATTAGAAGAATTGACAACTGCATACACTGGGTAACTGCACATATCTGCCTTGCAAACAGCTATTTCCACTCCATCAGATGTCTGAAGCTGATACACTGCATTTGGCACTTGTTGGGCCAAGTTACCCTGTCCACCACTAGTCTCATCAACCAGTTGGACCAAGCAGCCAGTTTCACTCAACAGTGAGGAAACATACATAGCTTCTTTATCCTGGAACAACTTCTTCACTCCAGGCTTGAAGACTTTTAAACTTTCAAAGAACACAGAACGGACCAAGGCCTCAACCGAGGTCTTGCAATTTGCAACATCAACTCTACAACCACTTAGACAGATGGCCTCTTTTCTGTAAGACACCACCACTTTGTCTTTCACTTGCTCCAAACAAGATATGTTGGATTTTTGAATGTATTCAATGATGGCATTATGCTTGACCACAACCGTTTCTGTTACTTGagcattttgcattaaaaagtCATCAAGCTCACTGCTAACTTTTATGACACTATCCTTGTGGCCGGAGACCACGACTTGTTGACCAGTGATGTGGATTCGAAGTCTCCTGCATGACTTACTGTTGGCGTTCTCTAATTGACTGACCAGATCCTGCCACTCTGACTTCTTCAGGACATTAATATCTTCAACATCAATATATTGAGACGTCAGCAGCCTTCCCAGATGGTCTTCAGCATCTTTCAGATCTCTATCAGAGACAGCAAGGAGCTGCACCCTCTGTGCATTTATCtcaaatgctgcatttattcCAATTGATGTGAAGAGAGCATTTGTAAGCTCCTCTTGTTCTTCATCTTTCAACAATTCAAGCACAAATGTATCTATTTCTAAATTATGTCGTTTTAATGCCAAAATTGCATCATATATGACTCTGCTTGCTGCCAAAATCTCATCACTCAAGCCATTTACTGTCAAATCCAGACTCTCTTTCCTGAATGACATTTTGAGTTCTGGGTACACACAGAGCAACGTGTCCTGAAGACCATTTTGACATAGTATGTGGAAAACCGATGGTGAAACTTTGATCACTTGGGTTATGCTTGATTTCTCCCTCTGCACCCTTTTGAAAATCTTGGTCATGACTTCACAAAGAGCTTGCTCGAGTCTGTTGATATCATCCACAAGGCCAACCACTGATAAGACACCACTGGCTTTATTGGGCACGAAAACCACATCCTTATTCTGTAGTGTCTGTCTGATTTTCTCCTCAGACTCTTCCCATACCTCTGACTCTGGCTGAAACTTCAGCGATTTGAATTTTGACACAGTTTGTGCAAAGGCTGCCTTCACAGTATCCCGCCACTCTTTGATGATGGCTTTGGCATCCTTTTGCCGAAGTAGTGAGGAGGCGGGGCTCAAGCACACAGTAGACTGGTCAAGGTTTACGTTGCAGAAGTGTTTAGCTAAGTCATTGTGAATGGTCTCTGCTGCTGATTGATTGTCATTTAGGTATCTCCAGAGAGCATTGTCAATGGGTTCAGAGATAGCAGCAGGGAGTTTTAGCGAAAGCCTGTCTTTGCCATAGAGGGCTGTTCCCAAAGATTTATATAAAGGATAAACTCTGATCTCTTCCTGTTTGATATGATGCTTCTTCTTCGTGATTTTCTGAACAGCTATGGAAAAAGATATTAGATTAACTGTAAAATCATCTAGAATTcatataataaatacatataataaaTGGTGGTAATCTCTGATTTTTATTATACTACATATATACTGACACAGTAATATTTAACTTGTACTGTAACTGTACTACCTTTATGGTCGTTAAATGTGATGACGGCAGACTGTTCCACTTCATTAACCATGATATTTTCAACAGCACCAGCTTCGTTCTCAAAATACAGGTGGAGGAGATCTTCACtaaaattttgtatttcttcaaCTACAACTTGCTTTGTGACTTCAAGAGGCCGGACTGATAATCCTTTATTTGCAAACATCCTGTTTTGAGGACATCTTGTCACaaagtcagtgttttctgtgagATAGTGATAAAAAGTTAAGTTAGTTGGGCAAAAACCCTtccataaaataacacaaaaataaacagctctTTGTGCTTTCTTAGAAAGTAGACATCAGCCTTGCCGAGACCTTTGGTTAAAACGAGTTGAGGATACATTAAATGCAGTTtgatgaaaaacactgaatttaaatataaCTTTGTTCACAAGAAAAATCCAAATGGTTCCTTTAATGTTAattgatgatttatttattttcagtgcatAGCTGatcaataaatataatttagcTTATAAATCTGGCACATGTTTTCTGCTGGCAAACAGCAGGAATTTTATACAGGATTCCACTAGTCAGGGTGAACATGGCTCTGTGTTCTTTATCTTTGAGCTGCCTATCAGTGGTCTGGGAAACTGTAGGAATCAAGTGATTCTCACCACTTGCAAGAACTAATTTATTGGTGTAATTCTTCTTAGTGTTATGTCTCACTGCATTGATCATATTAAGAAGTGCTATCAGttatctatatatgtatatgttatCTCACATATTTACCTTTTCCACTCTGGAATGTAACCACAGCAGTGGAGATGCCAGGTATGACTTCCAAAGTGAACCTCTGGGAGGCAGATGGAAAGTCGGGAACC
This window contains:
- the parp14rs1 gene encoding poly(ADP-ribose) polymerase family member 14-related sequence 1 isoform X1, which codes for MADEYSYPLLVELEENNLPRLKTKLVKYFQSKKSNGGDCEVDYENGSRTAVLRFRTEEDQQNVLRKEAHQISLGKCVLKMTVRLPPDEKTAQEGPSDNLNKKLGAAVKNKQSSADELTPAAEVQTEAKGRGDITADEEQCTTSAVLGNIPERLSQEFLVMLVENILKVPDFPSASQRFTLEVIPGISTAVVTFQSGKENTDFVTRCPQNRMFANKGLSVRPLEVTKQVVVEEIQNFSEDLLHLYFENEAGAVENIMVNEVEQSAVITFNDHKAVQKITKKKHHIKQEEIRVYPLYKSLGTALYGKDRLSLKLPAAISEPIDNALWRYLNDNQSAAETIHNDLAKHFCNVNLDQSTVCLSPASSLLRQKDAKAIIKEWRDTVKAAFAQTVSKFKSLKFQPESEVWEESEEKIRQTLQNKDVVFVPNKASGVLSVVGLVDDINRLEQALCEVMTKIFKRVQREKSSITQVIKVSPSVFHILCQNGLQDTLLCVYPELKMSFRKESLDLTVNGLSDEILAASRVIYDAILALKRHNLEIDTFVLELLKDEEQEELTNALFTSIGINAAFEINAQRVQLLAVSDRDLKDAEDHLGRLLTSQYIDVEDINVLKKSEWQDLVSQLENANSKSCRRLRIHITGQQVVVSGHKDSVIKVSSELDDFLMQNAQVTETVVVKHNAIIEYIQKSNISCLEQVKDKVVVSYRKEAICLSGCRVDVANCKTSVEALVRSVFFESLKVFKPGVKKLFQDKEAMYVSSLLSETGCLVQLVDETSGGQGNLAQQVPNAVYQLQTSDGVEIAVCKADMCSYPVYAVVNSSNCDLKHNGGLAGALLNAAGLQLQDECDKIINLKGQLKSGDCVITDATGKLCCKKIIHTVGPNFDPAKPQKALAQLKRAVKRILEFAEKHSCISVALPTISRSKGFPLNSCAVTISKAVKEYCDERYDDTLKKIHFVNNDDTAVQAMEAAVRQEFGNDGVSLSQQTLGTKATTFQLVRHAGPAGPDPNCLGQVKTKEGLDITLTKGKIEDATTEVTVNTVFGDLALNKGAVSNAILSVAGPKLQQLVNAKNASGNDGEVIVTDGCHLKSKQVFHAVAPQWDNGQGTAEKTLSSIFKECLYKAEDTGLISISFPAIGTGNLGFPKDLVASLMLDEISAFSSNKQRKHLKKVVIVLYPGDAQTIQAFSQKFKKEFPSASGGPVSMSSPQSPGSFSKVVSSSGMHETKMGSVAIQVVTGDITKETTDVIVNSSNETFSLKLGVSQAILDAAGQAVEEECQMLGARSKTGMIMTQPGNLTCKKILHLSGQTDPVKINWTVKEALQMCVKNSYTSVSFPAIGTGQGNVDARQVADAMLDAVIDVLSQRTSGPLRTIRIVIFQPPMLKEFYNSMRQREVTDPNDKGWVWRNLPNRIKSFFVSGSAGEPQKDKDFVIGALKVDPTCFHICGNSQAKVDSAKQWIMDLITKEQDTFKISDPVVLSLSDADYLQIVDIQKTRGVSITTESKKGQASITIEGLSKDVLTATSEINNMLTKTREAEELKRKVELAGTVVDWQYQQQGLQFQSFDSVTNFQLEEALENNLLNVKIKVHGQDYTVNMPDGPATDSQGRTLQINRIDKLKVGEDLPQHWDNMPANTSSQAVTIKAGTAEHTEILKLFQASCNQTVIKIERIQNPVLWRSLEIKKRDMEQRNGHQNNERRLFHGTCHTTVTHINELGFNRSYAGKNATCFGNGTYFAVKASYSARDTYSMPNQNGEKCMYLCRVLTGDYTLGKQNMIVPPAKGPVSVQKYDSVVDNMANPSMFIIFHDSQACPEYLITFK
- the parp14rs1 gene encoding poly(ADP-ribose) polymerase family member 14-related sequence 1 isoform X2, whose product is MADEYSYPLLVELEENNLPRLKTKLVKYFQSKKSNGGDCEVDYENGSRTAVLRFRTEEDQQNVLRKEAHQISLGKCVLKMTVRLPPDEKTAQEGPSDNLNKKLGAAVKNKQSSADELTPAAEVQTEAKGRGDITADEEQCTTSAVLGNIPERLSQEFLVMLVENILKVPDFPSASQRFTLEVIPGISTAVVTFQSGKAVQKITKKKHHIKQEEIRVYPLYKSLGTALYGKDRLSLKLPAAISEPIDNALWRYLNDNQSAAETIHNDLAKHFCNVNLDQSTVCLSPASSLLRQKDAKAIIKEWRDTVKAAFAQTVSKFKSLKFQPESEVWEESEEKIRQTLQNKDVVFVPNKASGVLSVVGLVDDINRLEQALCEVMTKIFKRVQREKSSITQVIKVSPSVFHILCQNGLQDTLLCVYPELKMSFRKESLDLTVNGLSDEILAASRVIYDAILALKRHNLEIDTFVLELLKDEEQEELTNALFTSIGINAAFEINAQRVQLLAVSDRDLKDAEDHLGRLLTSQYIDVEDINVLKKSEWQDLVSQLENANSKSCRRLRIHITGQQVVVSGHKDSVIKVSSELDDFLMQNAQVTETVVVKHNAIIEYIQKSNISCLEQVKDKVVVSYRKEAICLSGCRVDVANCKTSVEALVRSVFFESLKVFKPGVKKLFQDKEAMYVSSLLSETGCLVQLVDETSGGQGNLAQQVPNAVYQLQTSDGVEIAVCKADMCSYPVYAVVNSSNCDLKHNGGLAGALLNAAGLQLQDECDKIINLKGQLKSGDCVITDATGKLCCKKIIHTVGPNFDPAKPQKALAQLKRAVKRILEFAEKHSCISVALPTISRSKGFPLNSCAVTISKAVKEYCDERYDDTLKKIHFVNNDDTAVQAMEAAVRQEFGNDGVSLSQQTLGTKATTFQLVRHAGPAGPDPNCLGQVKTKEGLDITLTKGKIEDATTEVTVNTVFGDLALNKGAVSNAILSVAGPKLQQLVNAKNASGNDGEVIVTDGCHLKSKQVFHAVAPQWDNGQGTAEKTLSSIFKECLYKAEDTGLISISFPAIGTGNLGFPKDLVASLMLDEISAFSSNKQRKHLKKVVIVLYPGDAQTIQAFSQKFKKEFPSASGGPVSMSSPQSPGSFSKVVSSSGMHETKMGSVAIQVVTGDITKETTDVIVNSSNETFSLKLGVSQAILDAAGQAVEEECQMLGARSKTGMIMTQPGNLTCKKILHLSGQTDPVKINWTVKEALQMCVKNSYTSVSFPAIGTGQGNVDARQVADAMLDAVIDVLSQRTSGPLRTIRIVIFQPPMLKEFYNSMRQREVTDPNDKGWVWRNLPNRIKSFFVSGSAGEPQKDKDFVIGALKVDPTCFHICGNSQAKVDSAKQWIMDLITKEQDTFKISDPVVLSLSDADYLQIVDIQKTRGVSITTESKKGQASITIEGLSKDVLTATSEINNMLTKTREAEELKRKVELAGTVVDWQYQQQGLQFQSFDSVTNFQLEEALENNLLNVKIKVHGQDYTVNMPDGPATDSQGRTLQINRIDKLKVGEDLPQHWDNMPANTSSQAVTIKAGTAEHTEILKLFQASCNQTVIKIERIQNPVLWRSLEIKKRDMEQRNGHQNNERRLFHGTCHTTVTHINELGFNRSYAGKNATCFGNGTYFAVKASYSARDTYSMPNQNGEKCMYLCRVLTGDYTLGKQNMIVPPAKGPVSVQKYDSVVDNMANPSMFIIFHDSQACPEYLITFK